CCGCTGGGCCAAGCTGTTCGACAAGACCGCCGCCTAGATCCGAAAAAGACGGCCGTCGCCCCTATCCCCGAGCAAAATCCGATTGCATCGGATTTTGCTCAAGACTCTTGGGTTTCGACCATTTTCTCCGCCGAACCGGCGGCCACTTCGGCGGAAAATGGTCTAGGGGCGACGGCCGAGTTCGGCGACGGGGAGGCGTCGCTACTCGCAGAAGATCCTGACCTTGGTCTTTTCCTGGTCGACATCGACCGTCAGCTCGTCGAGCTGCTCGACCAGCTCCTCCAGGTTCTCGGGCTTCAACTGGTTGAGGTCGAACGGCACCCCGTTCTTGGCCATGGCCGCATTGACCTTCTCCCGGGCGATCGGCGGGATGATGCTGGAGAGCCGCACACCGGCCCGCAGCAGGTTCATCGGCACGCGGATATTTACCTTGGTTGGGCCGTCGTGGCCCTCGTCGGTGTCCACCACCACCCGCAGGTATTTCACGTTGCGGCGCGCACCGGGCGCGGCGCCGGAGGCGGGCTGGGATCCGCGCTCGAGGGCGGCCATCAGACGCTCGGCCTCGTCGGGGGTGATCTTGCCTTCGCTCAGCATCTGCAGGATCGAGCGGCGGTCTTCGCTCATGGCGGCGTCTCCTAGACGATCTTGATGCGGACGAGGGCGTCCGGGGCCTGGACATCGACCTCGGTTCCGCCGAGGGACAGCAGCACGCGGCCCACGGCCAGGACGGCGTCCAGCGGACTGACTCCGCGCGGCCAGGGCACGAACACCGCCACGACCAGTAGCAGGAAGGCGAAGGGCGACAGCACCAGGAAGAGCGCCGTCAGCGGCAGCCACAGGCGGATCACCGGACGCTCGCCGGACGTGGCGTGGGAAGCTCGGAACTGTCGCCGTTGGTGGCGCGCGGTGCGCGCCGCCCGGGCCTGAAGGGTGGCCAGCGCCCGGATCGGGGTTCCGCTCACGGACGGCCCTCCAGCTCGGCGATGGCGGCCTCGGCGTCGATCTCGCCGCGGCTGAGGCGCTCCAGCACGTCGGCCCGCGACGGTCGCACGTCGATCTCCACCAGGTCCAGGACACCCGCGATGCGGTTCAGCCGCGCCTTGATGGTGGGGTAGGAGACCCCGAACACAGCCTCCATCTCCTTGATCGAGCCGTGGCTCTTGAGGAAGGCGGCGACGAAGACCTGGTCCTCGGCCGAAAGCCTGGCCAGCTGCGGCGGTTCGAAGCCGCCTTCGATGGCGACCCCGGAGTCCGTCAGCCGCACCCGCTCGACCACGAAGGCCTTGCCCTGGGTCAACTCGGTGAGCGCCTGCCAGTCGTGATGGGGTTTCTGGGTCAAGATGGCCGGTCCGAATTGAATTTCTCAATCCTAGACTCAAGATATTCAATTTCTCAAGCCCGAAATGAAGATTCTTAAGTTCGGAGCGTCAAACCTCTTGAACGAGGCCCCGGCCTGAGCATGATCGCGCCAACGAAAAATCCGGGAGGGGATGATGGATCGCCGAGTGATGGGCGCCGCCCTGGTCGTGGCCTTGGCCGCCGCCGGCATGGCCGTGGCGCAGCAGGCCGCCGCGCCTGCCCCCGCCCCCAACCTCCCCGTGGGCTATCTGACCCCGCAGACATGGCCCGACGCGGCCAGGATCCTGCCGCCGGCGCCGGCCACCGGCTCGTCGCGCGAGGCCCGCGACCAGGAGATCTTCAAGACGACCCGCGCGTCGGAAGGCTCGCCGCGCTGGGCTCTGGCCCAGAACGATGTCCCCACCCTGCCCCAGGCGATGTTGAAGAACTTCAGCTGCGCAATCGGCGCCGAGCTGACCCCGCAGAACGCCCCGAAGCTCACCGCCATGCTGGGCCGGGTCGGGCTGGACGCCGGCCGGCAGGTCGCCGCGGTGAAGGACGTCTTCAAGCGCAAGCGGCCCTATCTGATCGACGACGGCAATATCTGCGTGCCCAAGTCCGACAGCCTGGCGGCCAGCCCCGACTATCCCTCCGGCCACGCCACCTGGGGCTGGAGCATCGGCCTGATCCTGGCCGAGATCGCCCCCGACCGGGCGACCCCGATCCTGGCCCGGGGCCGGGCCTTCGGGGAGAGCCGGGTGGTCTGCGGTGTGCACACCGTGAGCGCGGTGGAGGCCGGCCGGACCAATGGCGGCGCCCTGGTCGCCACCCTGCAC
This genomic stretch from Phenylobacterium sp. LH3H17 harbors:
- a CDS encoding DUF2089 domain-containing protein; the encoded protein is MTQKPHHDWQALTELTQGKAFVVERVRLTDSGVAIEGGFEPPQLARLSAEDQVFVAAFLKSHGSIKEMEAVFGVSYPTIKARLNRIAGVLDLVEIDVRPSRADVLERLSRGEIDAEAAIAELEGRP
- a CDS encoding phosphatase PAP2 family protein, with the protein product MMDRRVMGAALVVALAAAGMAVAQQAAAPAPAPNLPVGYLTPQTWPDAARILPPAPATGSSREARDQEIFKTTRASEGSPRWALAQNDVPTLPQAMLKNFSCAIGAELTPQNAPKLTAMLGRVGLDAGRQVAAVKDVFKRKRPYLIDDGNICVPKSDSLAASPDYPSGHATWGWSIGLILAEIAPDRATPILARGRAFGESRVVCGVHTVSAVEAGRTNGGALVATLHGDPQFRADLEAARTEVAALRKTAAAEPAACAVEAELVATGPY